Proteins from one Bartonella sp. HY328 genomic window:
- the narJ gene encoding nitrate reductase molybdenum cofactor assembly chaperone: MHTDLKILSILLAYPEESLKNDASLLAATLEETSELDAQTLAKVKQLIATLGERDIFESQEEYVTLFDRTRSLSLHLFEHVHGESRDRGQAMVDLKIMYEEAGLEINASELPDYLPMFLEYLSTRTADEARQSISDILHIVTAIGERLQKRNSPYAAAFTALEALSNGGADKALLDELRNMEEDDPNDLEALDRIWEEEAVTFGANQGENACGPDRLRTRLRAANRDATHSHH, encoded by the coding sequence ATGCATACGGATCTTAAAATTCTATCCATTCTATTAGCTTACCCTGAAGAATCACTAAAGAATGATGCTAGCCTTCTTGCGGCAACGTTAGAAGAGACAAGTGAGCTTGATGCGCAAACATTAGCTAAGGTCAAACAACTGATCGCAACCCTTGGTGAACGTGATATTTTCGAAAGCCAAGAAGAATATGTCACTTTGTTTGACCGTACACGCTCACTCTCATTACATCTTTTTGAACATGTTCACGGCGAAAGCCGTGATCGTGGACAAGCGATGGTTGATTTGAAAATCATGTATGAAGAAGCTGGCCTTGAAATTAATGCCAGTGAATTGCCTGACTATCTGCCCATGTTCCTTGAATATCTTTCAACAAGAACCGCAGATGAAGCTCGTCAATCCATTAGCGATATCTTGCACATTGTAACAGCAATCGGCGAGCGTTTACAAAAGCGCAATTCTCCTTATGCAGCAGCATTTACCGCATTGGAAGCCCTTTCAAATGGTGGCGCTGATAAGGCATTGCTAGATGAACTTCGCAATATGGAAGAAGATGATCCAAACGACCTTGAAGCGCTTGACCGCATCTGGGAAGAAGAAGCCGTAACATTTGGTGCAAATCAAGGTGAAAACGCCTGCGGACCAGATCGTTTACGTACAAGGCTGCGGGCGGCAAATCGCGACGCGACCCATAGCCATCATTAA
- the narH gene encoding nitrate reductase subunit beta yields MKVRAQIGMVLNLDKCIGCHTCSVTCKNVWTNREGVEYAWFNNVESKPGIGFPKDWENQKRWNGGWVRKSNGKLEPKIGSKWRVLAKIFANPDLPEIDDYYEPFDFDYEHLQTAKESKAMPVARPRSKISGQRMEKIEWGPNWEEILGGEFEKRSKDYNFNGVQKDIYGQFENTFMMYLPRLCEHCLNPACVASCPSGAIYKRDNDGIVLIDQDKCRGWRMCVSGCPYKKIYYNWSSGKSEKCIFCYPRIESGQPTVCSETCVGRIRYLGVILYDADKISDAASTMSEEDLYEEQLKMFLDPNDPAVIDQARKDGISEEWLDAAKNSPVYKMAMEWKVAFPLHPEYRTLPMVWYIPPLSPLQSAAEAGKIEMDDFIPNVRSLRIPVKYLANLLTAGKEEPVISALERMLAMRAYMRAKTVDGVIDPSIPEKVGMDREMIEHMYHVMAIANYEDRFVVPTAHREVSEDAYEIRGSCGFSFGNGCSGSSSTAELFGSKKPRHHTASGMLKESA; encoded by the coding sequence ATGAAGGTCCGCGCACAAATAGGTATGGTCCTCAATTTGGACAAATGTATCGGCTGTCACACCTGTTCGGTGACATGTAAAAATGTTTGGACAAATCGTGAAGGCGTAGAATATGCTTGGTTCAACAATGTTGAATCAAAGCCAGGCATTGGTTTTCCGAAGGATTGGGAAAACCAAAAACGTTGGAACGGCGGCTGGGTTAGAAAGTCTAACGGTAAGCTAGAACCTAAAATCGGTTCAAAATGGCGGGTATTGGCAAAGATTTTTGCCAATCCTGACCTACCTGAAATTGATGATTATTATGAACCATTTGATTTTGACTATGAGCATTTGCAAACCGCTAAGGAAAGCAAAGCAATGCCAGTTGCTCGTCCGCGCTCAAAAATTAGCGGACAGCGCATGGAAAAAATTGAATGGGGTCCAAACTGGGAAGAAATTCTTGGTGGCGAATTTGAAAAGCGCTCAAAGGATTATAACTTTAACGGCGTTCAAAAAGACATTTATGGACAATTTGAAAATACATTCATGATGTATTTGCCACGCCTTTGCGAACATTGCCTCAATCCTGCTTGCGTTGCATCATGCCCATCAGGCGCTATTTATAAGCGCGACAATGATGGAATCGTTTTAATCGATCAAGATAAGTGCCGTGGTTGGCGCATGTGTGTTTCTGGCTGCCCTTATAAGAAGATTTATTATAACTGGTCTTCTGGTAAATCAGAAAAATGCATTTTCTGCTATCCACGTATTGAAAGTGGTCAGCCAACAGTTTGCTCTGAAACCTGCGTTGGACGTATTCGTTACCTTGGTGTTATTCTTTATGATGCCGACAAGATTTCTGATGCAGCCAGCACTATGAGCGAAGAAGATCTTTACGAAGAGCAATTGAAGATGTTCTTGGATCCCAATGATCCAGCTGTAATTGATCAGGCTCGCAAGGATGGTATTTCTGAAGAATGGTTGGACGCTGCAAAGAATTCACCCGTTTATAAGATGGCAATGGAATGGAAAGTGGCTTTCCCACTTCATCCAGAATATCGCACCTTGCCAATGGTTTGGTATATTCCACCACTTTCACCACTGCAGTCAGCAGCTGAAGCTGGTAAAATTGAAATGGATGATTTCATTCCAAATGTTCGCTCATTGCGTATTCCAGTAAAATATTTGGCCAATCTTTTAACCGCAGGTAAGGAAGAGCCAGTTATTTCAGCGCTTGAACGTATGCTAGCCATGCGTGCTTATATGCGTGCAAAAACAGTTGATGGCGTGATTGATCCATCAATTCCAGAAAAAGTTGGCATGGACCGCGAAATGATTGAACACATGTATCATGTCATGGCGATTGCTAATTATGAAGACCGCTTTGTGGTGCCAACAGCCCATCGCGAAGTCAGTGAAGATGCCTATGAAATACGTGGATCTTGCGGATTTTCATTTGGTAATGGTTGTTCAGGTAGTAGTTCTACTGCTGAGCTTTTTGGTAGCAAAAAACCTCGCCACCATACAGCAAGCGGAATGTTGAAGGAGAGCGCATGA
- the narI gene encoding respiratory nitrate reductase subunit gamma, translating into MYSYINTLLFGIYPYIALTVLVLGCIARYDLDPYTWRSGSSQLLRRKQLIWGSVLFHVGVLLIFGGHLVGLLTPLALFDALGISHTFKQLLAICLGGVAGTMGIVGATLLVHRRLFDARVRANSSFSDTMIIILLWIQLMLGLLTIPLSLGHLDGHEMVKFMNWAQGIFTFNIAASSYIIDTAAVFKLHIFLGLTILLVFPFTRLVHMLSVPVRYIWRPGYQIVRKAEKNAPMVREPAE; encoded by the coding sequence ATGTATTCGTATATTAATACACTTTTATTTGGGATCTATCCCTATATTGCCCTCACTGTTTTGGTCCTAGGCTGTATTGCCCGTTATGATCTTGATCCCTATACTTGGCGTTCAGGATCAAGCCAATTATTAAGACGCAAACAGCTTATCTGGGGTTCGGTTTTATTCCATGTCGGTGTATTGTTGATTTTTGGCGGCCATCTTGTTGGTCTGCTTACACCTCTTGCACTTTTTGATGCATTAGGAATTAGCCATACATTCAAGCAATTACTAGCTATTTGTCTTGGCGGTGTTGCTGGTACTATGGGTATTGTTGGTGCAACATTACTTGTTCACCGCCGCTTGTTTGATGCCCGTGTTCGCGCCAATTCAAGTTTTTCTGATACAATGATTATCATTTTACTTTGGATTCAATTGATGCTTGGTCTTCTAACCATTCCTTTATCACTTGGACATCTTGATGGTCATGAAATGGTGAAATTTATGAATTGGGCTCAAGGTATCTTTACATTCAACATTGCAGCATCAAGCTATATTATTGATACAGCGGCTGTGTTCAAACTGCATATTTTCCTTGGACTTACTATTCTTCTGGTTTTCCCATTCACTCGTCTTGTTCATATGTTGAGCGTTCCTGTCCGTTATATTTGGCGCCCAGGTTATCAAATTGTTCGTAAGGCTGAAAAAAATGCACCTATGGTGCGTGAACCCGCAGAATAA